In a genomic window of Zingiber officinale cultivar Zhangliang chromosome 9B, Zo_v1.1, whole genome shotgun sequence:
- the LOC122024710 gene encoding probable jasmonic acid carboxyl methyltransferase 1, whose amino-acid sequence MDLKKDFHMNSGAGDNSYARNSKIQGLIISKSQSERRKAAVAAYLGTGRPATMSVADLGCSSGPTALLAVEDIMVAVERACVELHGQPPEFNLLLNDLYGNDFNALFRSFPEFNSRRQGKGLCFVTGVPGTFYGRLFAAKSLHLVCSSSSLHWLSQMPEELQQKEGSPAACVNKGKVFISAGSPPCVAEAYRKQFHRDFTTFLRCRAEEIVRGGLMVLAFMSRKNREAALMEDRYIWGLLEDALNAMASENLVAQERIDSFDAPFYAPSMEELEEEIGGEGSFCIRSSDQFLVRWDDDNQYSGTGGEANVTARPVKHAVRMAKGVRAVAESMLRSHFGEGFGMDDLFCRYGGLLAQYYADSEAAVTNVVISLVRK is encoded by the exons ATGGATCTCAAGAAAGATTTTCACATGAATTCCGGCGCCGGCGACAACAGCTACGCCCGCAACTCTAAGATCCAG GGATTGATCATATCCAAATCCCAAAGCGAGCGCCGGAAAGCGGCGGTGGCGGCCTACCTAGGCACCGGCCGGCCGGCGACGATGAGCGTTGCGGACTTGGGGTGCTCCTCCGGCCCCACGGCGTTGCTCGCGGTGGAAGACATCATGGTGGCGGTCGAGAGGGCGTGCGTGGAGCTGCACGGCCAGCCGCCGGAGTTCAATCTGCTCCTCAACGACCTCTACGGCAACGACTTCAACGCTCTCTTCAGATCCTTCCCGGAATTCAACTCGCGGAGGCAGGGAAAAGGCCTCTGCTTCGTCACCGGCGTGCCCGGCACGTTCTACGGCCGGCTGTTCGCCGCCAAGAGCCTGCACTTGGTCTGCTCCTCGTCCAGCCTCCACTGGCTTTCTCag ATGCCTGAAGAACTTCAACAGAAGGAAGGATCGCCGGCGGCATGCGTGAACAAAGGGAAGGTGTTCATATCGGCAGGCAGTCCCCCGTGCGTGGCGGAGGCCTACCGGAAGCAGTTCCACAGAGATTTCACGACCTTTCTCCGGTGTCGCGCAGAGGAGATCGTGAGGGGAGGGTTGATGGTGCTGGCGTTCATGAGCAGGAAGAACAGAGAGGCCGCCCTGATGGAGGACCGTTACATCTGGGGGCTACTCGAAGATGCACTCAACGCCATGGCCTCCGAG AATCTGGTGGCGCAGGAAAGGATCGACTCATTCGACGCTCCCTTCTACGCGCCGTCGATGGAAGAGTTAGAGGAGGAGATCGGGGGCGAGGGCTCGTTCTGCATCCGAAGCTCCGACCAGTTCCTAGTCAGGTGGGACGACGACAATCAGTACTCTGGCACCGGCGGCGAGGCGAACGTGACGGCGAGGCCGGTCAAGCACGCCGTGCGCATGGCGAAGGGGGTGAGGGCGGTGGCGGAGTCGATGCTGAGGAGCCACTTCGGGGAAGGCTTCGGCATGGACGATCTCTTCTGCAGATACGGCGGATTACTGGCGCAGTATTACGCGGATAGCGAGGCGGCGGTGACGAACGTGGTGATCTCTCTGGTGAGGAAGTGA